GGTGACGTCGATCAACACGTTGCGCAGCGTGCGGTCCACCATCCAGGGCGGCATGTTTTCGCCATGGGTTTCGCGGTTTTTCCGGATCTGCGCCAGTGCGATTTCCAGCTCGACCAACTGGTCGTTGCGCGCCTCGTCCACGCGCGGGGCCTGGCTGGTCGGGCCGATGAACAGGCCGCTGAACAGGTAGGACAGCGAAGGGTGGTTGTGCCAGTAGGCCAGCAGGCTACCCAGCAGCTCGGGCTTGCGCAGGAACGGCGAGTCCGCAGGCGTGGCGCCGCCGAGCACGAAGTGGTTGCCCCCGCCGGTGCCGGTGTGGCGGCCATCGGTCATGAACTTCTCTGCGCACAGCCGCGTCTGGTGCGCGGCCTCGTAGAGAAATTCGGTGTGCTCGACCAGCTCGCCCCAGTGGTGCGCGGGGTGGATGTTGACCTCGATCACGCCCGGGTCGGGCGTGACCTGCAGCATCTTCAGGCGCGGGTCGCGTGGTGGCGGGTAGCCTTCGAGCACGATGGCCATGCCCAGCTTCTCGGCGGTGGCTTCGACGGCCGAGAGCAGGTCGAGGTAGTCCTCCAGCCGTGCCATGGGCGGCATGAAGATGTAGAGGTGCTGTTTTTTCGCGCCTGCGGCGTGTTCGGCCTTGGGTCCGTTGGCGCGGCTGGGGTCTCGCGCTTCCACGCAGAGCGCCGTGCGCGTGAGCCAGGCGGCGGATTCACCGCGTTGTGGGAAGCGCTGCGCCAGCGCCTGAGCCGGCGTGGCACCTGGCCCGGGTTGACCGGAGCGCAGGCCTTCGATGGTTTCGGCGTCCGGGTCGAAGTCCATGCCTTGCATCGACACCGTGCCGCCTTCGGCGAACCCGCCGCCCACCTGGTGCGGGGCGACCTGGTGTTTCGTCGCCGCGCCGCGCGGCAAGGGGTCGCGCGCGGAGTGCGGGTCCTGCTCGATGTGGTACGGGTAGTCGCCGGCCGAAACCCAGGGCAGCGAGTCCAGCGGCAAGCGATAGCCCATGGGCGAATCGCCGGGCACGAGATACATGCGCTCGTCGCGGAAGAACCAGGGGCCGGTGGACCACACCGTGCCCGCCAGGCGCGGGTAGCCGCTCTTGCCGTTGCTGGAGAGCGCGCCGTTCTGCCCCGAGGCCTGCAGCGGCAGCACATAGCCCACCGTGGCGTCCAGCCCCTGGCCGAACACGCGGCGCAGGCGCGCGCGTTCGAGCTCGTCGTCCAGCTTGCTGTCGAACGGGTCCACGTTCACCGGCAGGCGGCGCTCGCGCCAGAGGTAGTACCAGGTGTCCTCGTAGCCCGGCGTGATGTACTGCGTGGACAGGCCGAGCTTGCGCGCCAGGGCCTGCGCGAAGCGGCGCGCGTCGTCGCTCGTGTAGTGGGCCTCGTCGCGCTCGTCTGCGAGCAGTGCGGGGTTGTGCCAGACCGTGTCGCCATCGGCGCGCCAGAACATCGAGAGCGCCCAGCGCGGCAACTGCTCGCCCGGGTACCACTTGCCCTGACCCATGTGCACGAAACCGCCCGCGCCGTACTGCTCGCGCAAGCGCCCCAGCAGCTCGGTGGCGTAGCCGCGCTTGGTGGGGCCCAGCGCATCGGTGTTCCATTCGGGCGCGTCGCGGTCGCCAGTGGCCACATAGGTCGGCTCGCCACCCATGGTCAGGCGCACGTCGTGTTGTTCCAGATCGGCGTCCACCTTCTCGCCCAGGGCCAGCACGCCGGCCCACTGCGCGTCCGTGTAGGGCGCGGTCACGCGCGGCGACTCGTACACCCGCGTGACGCCCATGTGGTGGCTGAAGCTCACCTCGCATTTGTCCATCCCGCCTTCGACCGGCGCGGCGCTGGAGGGCTGCGGCGTGCAGGCCAGCGGAATGTGGCCTTCGCCCGCGAGCAGGCCCGAGGTCGGGTCCAGCCCGATCCAGCCGGCGCCCGGCAGGAACACTTCGCACCAGGCGTGCAGATCGGTGAAGTCGCGTTCCGGACCGCTGGGGCCGTCGACCGATTTCACGTCGGGCGCGAGCTGGATCAGGTAGCCCGAGACAAAACGCGCGGCCAGCCCCATGTGGCGCAGGATCTGCACCAGCAGCCAGCCGCTGTCGCGGCAGGAGCCGCTCCTGAGCCGGAGCGTGTCTTCCGGCGTCTGCACGCCGGGCTC
The sequence above is a segment of the Hydrogenophaga sp. BPS33 genome. Coding sequences within it:
- a CDS encoding transglutaminase family protein; protein product: MAIHVALSHITHYRYDRPVKLGPQVVRLRPAPHSRAKVLSYSQRIEPGEHFINWQQDPFANYQARLVFPEPTTEFKVTIDLVVEMAVHNPFDFFLEPSAENFPFAYAAAQKQELAPYLATAPLTPLLQAYVDGVDRQERCTIDFLVDINQRLQRDIAYTIRMEPGVQTPEDTLRLRSGSCRDSGWLLVQILRHMGLAARFVSGYLIQLAPDVKSVDGPSGPERDFTDLHAWCEVFLPGAGWIGLDPTSGLLAGEGHIPLACTPQPSSAAPVEGGMDKCEVSFSHHMGVTRVYESPRVTAPYTDAQWAGVLALGEKVDADLEQHDVRLTMGGEPTYVATGDRDAPEWNTDALGPTKRGYATELLGRLREQYGAGGFVHMGQGKWYPGEQLPRWALSMFWRADGDTVWHNPALLADERDEAHYTSDDARRFAQALARKLGLSTQYITPGYEDTWYYLWRERRLPVNVDPFDSKLDDELERARLRRVFGQGLDATVGYVLPLQASGQNGALSSNGKSGYPRLAGTVWSTGPWFFRDERMYLVPGDSPMGYRLPLDSLPWVSAGDYPYHIEQDPHSARDPLPRGAATKHQVAPHQVGGGFAEGGTVSMQGMDFDPDAETIEGLRSGQPGPGATPAQALAQRFPQRGESAAWLTRTALCVEARDPSRANGPKAEHAAGAKKQHLYIFMPPMARLEDYLDLLSAVEATAEKLGMAIVLEGYPPPRDPRLKMLQVTPDPGVIEVNIHPAHHWGELVEHTEFLYEAAHQTRLCAEKFMTDGRHTGTGGGNHFVLGGATPADSPFLRKPELLGSLLAYWHNHPSLSYLFSGLFIGPTSQAPRVDEARNDQLVELEIALAQIRKNRETHGENMPPWMVDRTLRNVLIDVTGNTHRSEFCIDKLYSPDGPTGRLGLLELRAFEMPPHARMSIAQQLLLRAMIARFWQQPWHGRLTRWGTELHDRFLLPSFVRMDFEDVLTDMADAGYAFDMAWFEPHFEFRFPLVGQVAARGIELTIRNALEPWHVMGEEGMVGGTVRYVDSSLERVEVRVSGFNDSRHVITCNSRALPLQSTGTVGEYVAGVRYKAWSPPSALHPSIPAHAPLTFDIVDTWLQRSLGGCQYHVAHPGGRNYDTFPINAYEAESRRLSRFFQMGHTPGRMDVAPARHSREFPFTLDLRT